One window of Peteryoungia desertarenae genomic DNA carries:
- a CDS encoding VUT family protein gives MLMKTHFIAYSLLMTTIVVASNFLVQFPLSGTLAGISLGDLLTYGAFTYPIAFLITDLTNRQFGPSAARKVVLVGFVVGVILSVILASPRIAIASGTAFLVGQLLDIAIFNRLRAASWWKAPLLGSLLGSILDTAIFFALAFAPAFFLLGPNDDFAIAWAPLLGIFATEAPRWISWALGDLTVKMLVGFAMLLPYGALLSIIKPMPQSRAL, from the coding sequence ATGCTCATGAAGACTCATTTCATCGCCTATAGCCTGTTGATGACAACGATTGTCGTTGCATCCAACTTCCTCGTCCAGTTTCCGCTGAGCGGCACGCTGGCCGGTATCAGCCTTGGCGACCTCCTCACCTATGGTGCTTTCACCTACCCGATCGCCTTCCTGATCACCGATCTGACCAACCGTCAGTTCGGACCCTCGGCTGCGCGCAAGGTGGTACTGGTCGGCTTCGTGGTTGGCGTGATCCTGTCCGTGATTCTTGCAAGTCCGCGCATCGCTATCGCGTCCGGTACGGCTTTCCTCGTGGGTCAGCTGCTCGACATCGCGATCTTCAATCGGCTGCGCGCTGCCAGCTGGTGGAAGGCTCCCCTGCTCGGATCGCTGCTCGGCTCTATCCTTGATACGGCAATCTTCTTCGCGCTGGCTTTTGCTCCGGCTTTCTTCCTGTTGGGTCCGAACGACGATTTCGCGATCGCCTGGGCGCCGCTCCTCGGGATCTTCGCAACAGAAGCACCGCGCTGGATTTCCTGGGCGCTCGGCGACCTGACGGTGAAGATGCTGGTCGGATTTGCGATGCTCTTGCCCTATGGCGCACTGCTGAGCATCATCAAGCCCATGCCGCAGAGCAGAGCCTTGTAG
- the rpmB gene encoding 50S ribosomal protein L28 encodes MSRSCELTGKGVQTGNNVSHANNKTKRKFLPNLCDVTLISDVLGQRYRLRVSAAALRTVEHRGGLDAFLLKSSETELSMRARLLRRQIVKKTAEAA; translated from the coding sequence ATGTCCCGCAGTTGCGAATTGACCGGCAAGGGCGTCCAGACGGGCAACAATGTGAGCCACGCCAACAACAAGACCAAGCGCAAGTTCCTGCCGAACCTGTGCGACGTTACGCTGATCTCGGACGTTCTCGGCCAGCGCTACCGTCTGCGCGTTTCCGCTGCTGCCCTGCGCACGGTTGAACATCGCGGTGGTCTTGACGCGTTCCTGCTGAAGTCCAGCGAAACCGAACTGAGCATGCGCGCCCGCCTGCTGCGCCGCCAGATCGTCAAGAAGACCGCCGAAGCCGCTTAA
- a CDS encoding esterase-like activity of phytase family protein — translation MRDRGLMALGMVSLVALTACQKSELVAGEALPIVVEAEVISAFGGSATLAPGLTFVGGLELSSDEPLFGAFSSFRFLADDRFLGIFDTGYWIEGTARRDPDGRLIGLDGVSLAAMLDESGRESRKMLVDAESLALRDGEVYVGFEQRHRVVQYAPVSALHEARPSAPLALPFDTGALRNNGGLETLVVAPSESVLGPALVAISEKSVDQNGNNIAGILDGSLQGEFRVRPRDGFDITDGVFLPNGDLVLLERRFAISTGVAMRLRRIAADAIRPGAIVDGEVILEADHASQIDNMEGIDARSADDGSVRLTLVSDDNHSLLQRTLMLEFRLER, via the coding sequence TTGAGAGACCGGGGCCTGATGGCGCTTGGTATGGTTTCGCTTGTTGCTCTCACCGCCTGCCAGAAGTCGGAACTGGTGGCTGGAGAAGCCCTGCCGATTGTCGTCGAGGCTGAGGTGATCAGCGCCTTTGGCGGTAGTGCCACGCTTGCGCCGGGCCTAACCTTTGTGGGCGGGCTTGAACTTTCTTCCGACGAACCGTTGTTCGGTGCCTTCTCCTCCTTTCGCTTTCTTGCCGACGATCGCTTTCTCGGCATCTTCGATACCGGCTACTGGATTGAGGGCACTGCTCGTCGTGACCCTGATGGCCGGCTCATCGGCTTGGATGGCGTCAGTCTTGCCGCAATGCTCGATGAGTCCGGTCGCGAGAGCCGCAAGATGCTGGTTGATGCCGAAAGTCTTGCCCTGAGGGATGGTGAGGTCTATGTCGGTTTCGAGCAGCGGCACAGGGTTGTGCAATATGCACCCGTTTCAGCGCTGCACGAGGCTCGCCCATCCGCGCCGCTGGCGCTTCCCTTCGACACGGGCGCACTCAGAAACAATGGCGGGCTGGAAACGCTTGTGGTTGCGCCGTCAGAAAGTGTGCTTGGGCCGGCCCTCGTTGCGATCTCTGAAAAAAGCGTCGACCAGAACGGCAACAATATCGCGGGGATCCTGGACGGATCGCTACAAGGCGAATTCCGTGTGCGTCCACGCGATGGTTTCGACATAACCGATGGCGTATTTCTGCCAAACGGTGACCTTGTTCTGCTCGAGCGTCGTTTTGCCATCTCCACCGGCGTTGCCATGCGGCTTCGGCGCATTGCAGCGGATGCCATCCGTCCGGGTGCCATTGTCGATGGCGAAGTGATCCTGGAGGCGGATCACGCGTCGCAGATCGACAATATGGAGGGGATTGATGCACGGTCGGCGGATGACGGTTCCGTGCGTCTGACCCTGGTCTCGGATGATAACCATTCGCTTTTGCAGCGTACGCTCATGCTGGAATTTCGACTGGAAAGATGA